One window from the genome of Thermaerobacter marianensis DSM 12885 encodes:
- a CDS encoding glycine-rich SFCGS family protein — MSDVVKVVIGDRLGKGQAVARGVEAAGGVAILIPGMAADLRVGDVMHSEQADLGIAFCGSGGAGALMAANKYGYKVEHHLRSVEAGVTALRNGARVLGFGFLDTEELGRRLVEEYRRLKAEGKT, encoded by the coding sequence ATGAGCGACGTGGTGAAGGTGGTCATCGGCGACCGCCTGGGCAAGGGACAGGCCGTGGCCCGGGGCGTCGAGGCGGCTGGCGGCGTCGCGATCCTGATCCCGGGGATGGCGGCCGACCTCCGGGTGGGTGACGTGATGCATAGCGAGCAAGCGGACCTGGGCATCGCCTTCTGCGGGAGCGGGGGCGCGGGCGCCCTCATGGCCGCCAACAAGTACGGGTACAAAGTGGAGCATCACCTGCGCTCCGTCGAAGCAGGGGTGACGGCCCTGAGGAACGGCGCGCGGGTGCTGGGCTTCGGCTTCCTGGATACCGAGGAGCTTGGTCGGCGACTAGTTGAGGAGTACCGCAGGTTAAAGGCCGAGGGGAAGACATGA
- a CDS encoding DUF4312 family protein, producing MSQRCSRFHCELVRTSLSGTGETTEEALNQILARLRRQVLQRVRGTVLFMAPVHVEVTRLDIRSYTERFLWLFWPRTRHRVDMEVQIDVEVRWLEILG from the coding sequence ATGAGCCAGCGCTGCAGCCGCTTTCACTGTGAGTTGGTCAGGACATCCCTTTCCGGGACGGGAGAAACCACGGAAGAGGCGCTGAACCAGATCCTGGCCCGGTTGCGGCGCCAGGTGTTGCAGAGGGTCCGGGGGACCGTGCTGTTCATGGCCCCCGTCCATGTGGAGGTGACCCGTCTCGACATCCGGTCCTACACGGAGAGGTTCCTCTGGCTGTTTTGGCCCCGTACCCGGCATCGCGTCGACATGGAGGTGCAGATCGATGTGGAGGTCCGGTGGTTAGAAATCCTCGGATAG
- a CDS encoding DUF4311 domain-containing protein yields the protein MLIIVLKSIIIGALVGAAVSAGAARMFYAPEVQSMGAFRTLGELNACKGDPITHLSFGLGFFFNAAASVVGAGAMTQDVIHRIIPNWSAGLLLLKNKKVEETLYSPAAMAAAGAVVGAVVVTALNTMAAAIPKSMAVVAAEILGPASNLMINPVMPVIFWLAALDAGMQTGMWGTILGGLAHMIMGNAVPGVVLGILIGKSAEENGYTKATNTMIAIVVVLFVLIAYFRGFHWKIAELF from the coding sequence TTGCTCATCATCGTTCTGAAGTCGATCATCATCGGAGCCCTGGTCGGTGCGGCCGTGTCCGCGGGCGCGGCGCGGATGTTCTATGCACCAGAGGTACAGTCCATGGGCGCCTTTCGCACCCTGGGCGAGCTCAACGCCTGCAAGGGTGATCCCATCACCCATCTCTCCTTTGGGCTCGGGTTCTTCTTTAACGCGGCGGCATCGGTGGTCGGAGCGGGTGCCATGACCCAGGACGTCATTCATCGCATCATTCCCAACTGGTCGGCCGGTCTCTTGCTTCTGAAGAACAAGAAGGTGGAGGAGACCCTCTACAGCCCTGCCGCCATGGCCGCGGCCGGCGCCGTGGTGGGGGCCGTGGTCGTGACCGCCCTGAACACCATGGCGGCCGCCATTCCCAAGTCCATGGCGGTCGTCGCCGCCGAGATTCTTGGCCCGGCTTCCAACCTGATGATCAACCCCGTCATGCCGGTGATCTTCTGGCTGGCTGCCCTGGACGCCGGCATGCAGACCGGCATGTGGGGCACCATTCTCGGCGGCCTTGCCCACATGATCATGGGCAATGCAGTACCGGGCGTCGTGCTGGGTATCTTGATCGGGAAGTCCGCCGAAGAGAACGGCTATACCAAGGCGACCAACACCATGATCGCCATCGTGGTGGTGCTGTTCGTGTTGATTGCCTATTTCCGTGGCTTCCACTGGAAGATCGCCGAGCTGTTCTAG
- a CDS encoding cupredoxin domain-containing protein, which produces MSATDIVVILVGAVIVVGIAWFFWGPRRAGTRASLTSTGYQEAMVLVKGGYTPDVIVVQRGKPVRIHFRREETAACSEMVVFADFGKSARLPAGETVTVELLPEEPGEYDFTCQMGMLRGKLVVE; this is translated from the coding sequence ATGAGCGCGACCGACATCGTGGTGATCCTGGTGGGGGCGGTGATTGTCGTCGGGATCGCCTGGTTCTTCTGGGGGCCGCGCCGGGCGGGGACGCGAGCGTCGCTCACCTCGACCGGCTACCAGGAAGCGATGGTGCTGGTGAAGGGTGGCTACACGCCGGATGTCATCGTTGTCCAGCGTGGCAAGCCGGTGCGTATCCACTTCCGCCGTGAGGAAACGGCCGCCTGCTCGGAGATGGTGGTCTTTGCGGACTTCGGCAAGTCGGCGCGGCTCCCCGCGGGCGAAACCGTGACCGTGGAGCTGTTGCCGGAAGAGCCCGGCGAATACGACTTCACATGCCAGATGGGGATGCTTCGCGGCAAGCTGGTGGTGGAGTGA
- a CDS encoding PRD domain-containing protein yields the protein MNPLQQVAQELQLSIAELRQLQRLMKTAESLAAEVGIPLDDQACLGLATHLVGLVRRLTEGKRLQGIDPSVFTQLPRDCMEIATRLIRPLYETAGQPVDPAEVGLVALHFGAARERASTSA from the coding sequence GTGAACCCGTTGCAGCAAGTCGCCCAAGAATTGCAGCTGTCCATCGCCGAACTTCGGCAGCTTCAGCGGTTGATGAAGACGGCGGAGAGCCTCGCCGCGGAAGTAGGGATTCCCCTCGACGACCAGGCCTGCTTGGGGCTGGCGACCCATCTAGTGGGCCTGGTCCGGCGGCTCACGGAAGGCAAGCGACTGCAGGGCATCGACCCCTCCGTCTTCACCCAGTTGCCCAGGGACTGTATGGAGATTGCGACCCGTTTGATCCGCCCCTTGTACGAGACCGCCGGTCAGCCGGTGGATCCGGCCGAGGTCGGGCTGGTCGCCCTGCACTTTGGTGCAGCCCGCGAGCGGGCTTCCACATCCGCATGA
- a CDS encoding DUF4310 family protein, giving the protein MSRSKLNELLMSPWAFPLLLGLAAAGVVAGTHLYITTGSGAFNEIFVVQMLEEGLKGGSYAAAAGFAAGFLVARVLEGPLVGVLDLGGSLMTGVGIGIPAVLLASGIRWPLESFGLSLLLGLAVGVAIGSVIIVIRKVMPQGISASGTGVMMGAGNATGQYLGPLIILSAIQYSIPAGLGAFVGAAIFYKLRRPIAGGAILGAMILGSLFPVQG; this is encoded by the coding sequence GTGTCGCGGAGTAAGCTGAACGAGCTTCTGATGAGCCCCTGGGCGTTTCCCCTGCTCCTGGGTCTGGCGGCGGCAGGGGTGGTAGCGGGAACGCACCTGTACATCACCACGGGATCGGGGGCCTTCAATGAGATCTTCGTGGTGCAGATGCTGGAGGAGGGCCTGAAGGGCGGGTCCTATGCCGCGGCGGCCGGGTTCGCGGCGGGCTTCCTCGTGGCCCGCGTCCTGGAGGGCCCGCTGGTGGGCGTGCTCGATCTGGGCGGGTCGCTCATGACCGGTGTGGGCATCGGGATCCCGGCGGTACTGCTGGCTTCGGGTATCCGCTGGCCCCTGGAATCCTTCGGTCTCTCCCTGCTCCTCGGCCTGGCGGTGGGCGTCGCCATCGGTAGCGTCATCATCGTCATCCGGAAGGTCATGCCCCAGGGGATCTCGGCCAGCGGTACGGGGGTGATGATGGGCGCGGGCAACGCCACCGGCCAGTACCTGGGTCCCCTCATCATCCTGTCGGCGATCCAGTACTCCATTCCAGCGGGTCTGGGAGCCTTCGTGGGGGCGGCCATCTTCTACAAGTTGCGGCGGCCCATTGCCGGGGGCGCCATTCTCGGGGCCATGATCCTGGGATCGCTCTTCCCGGTTCAGGGCTAA
- a CDS encoding amidohydrolase/deacetylase family metallohydrolase — protein MKVDLAIRGGRVIDPATGLDREGTVLVSDKRILAIEAPDAAVEAERVIDARGLLVLPGLIDLHAHCFVGETRLGLPPDRIGVQQGVTTVVDAGSSGVDNLLRFRESVRGARTRVLAYINLARDGLARHRGELADPRMLAPDETVEALRAHGGFLVGVKARASASVVGDQGIAPVRLAKETAKRAGVPLMVHIGNAPPRLEEVLELLEAGDIVSHAFHGKKGGIYRDGTLLPEARAALERGVLFDVAHGQASFSYATCRRFLADGLVPHIISSDLWRGNETGPVVSLLHCMSKLLHLGMPLQEVVAATTWRPAVALHRQHEIGSLAPGRIADISIIRQVRGQFPLQDSEGVTEVVSCLLEPVMTIRHGHIVGDIGPGGISA, from the coding sequence GTGAAAGTCGATCTTGCCATTCGTGGTGGCCGCGTGATCGACCCCGCGACGGGTCTCGACCGCGAAGGTACCGTCCTCGTCAGCGACAAGCGCATCCTCGCCATCGAGGCGCCGGACGCCGCGGTGGAGGCCGAGCGGGTGATCGATGCCCGGGGGTTGCTCGTTCTTCCCGGTTTGATCGATCTCCACGCCCACTGCTTTGTGGGGGAGACCCGCCTGGGCCTGCCCCCGGACCGGATCGGGGTACAGCAGGGCGTGACCACGGTGGTGGATGCCGGCAGCAGCGGCGTCGACAACCTCCTGCGGTTCCGGGAGAGCGTGCGTGGCGCAAGGACTCGCGTGCTGGCTTACATCAACCTGGCCCGGGACGGGCTCGCCCGGCACCGGGGCGAGCTGGCCGACCCCCGGATGCTGGCGCCCGATGAGACGGTGGAGGCTCTGAGGGCTCACGGCGGCTTCCTGGTGGGGGTCAAGGCTCGCGCCAGCGCCTCGGTGGTGGGGGACCAGGGCATCGCCCCCGTTCGCCTGGCCAAGGAGACGGCCAAGCGGGCCGGCGTGCCGCTTATGGTGCACATCGGCAACGCGCCTCCCCGGTTGGAAGAGGTGCTGGAGCTCTTGGAGGCCGGTGACATCGTCAGCCACGCGTTTCACGGCAAGAAAGGCGGCATCTACAGGGACGGCACTCTGCTGCCCGAGGCCCGGGCCGCCCTGGAACGCGGTGTCTTGTTCGACGTCGCCCACGGGCAGGCGAGCTTCAGCTACGCGACCTGCCGCCGTTTCCTGGCGGACGGTCTCGTGCCCCACATCATCAGTTCCGATCTCTGGCGCGGCAACGAGACGGGGCCGGTGGTGAGCCTGCTGCACTGCATGAGCAAGCTTTTGCACCTGGGAATGCCCCTGCAGGAGGTCGTCGCCGCCACTACGTGGCGCCCTGCCGTCGCCCTGCACAGGCAGCACGAGATCGGTAGCCTGGCGCCCGGCCGGATCGCGGACATCAGCATCATCCGGCAGGTACGGGGTCAGTTCCCCTTGCAGGACTCGGAAGGAGTGACCGAGGTCGTGTCCTGCCTGCTGGAGCCGGTCATGACAATTCGCCACGGTCATATAGTCGGTGATATCGGGCCGGGAGGCATTTCCGCGTGA
- a CDS encoding heavy metal translocating P-type ATPase encodes MAEPASNVPPSTFRDPVCGMVIEPARAAAVRTVGGETFYFCSEACVQQFDRGHATSATTGVAEGGVLRRIEIPLVDPGGRHGARRLSEQLQALPGVHRAVVNATHKLARVEYDPTVTGVDAIVAGARRAGFTVGTATAYLAIRGMHCASCVSRIEEALRGTAGVLSATVNPATGLARVEYLPGLVDVGGLKRAVETGGYEVTEAPAPTETGIDREEQDRQREYRQLMQKFWFAAAVSVPVIVLSYPQFFPVLRDWLTPGSDARRAAWAILGLLTLPVMLWSGSHFFNGMWQGLKHRQANMHTLISIGIAAAWLYSTVAVAFPQIFPSMALAEVFYDVTAVVVALVNLGLALELRARGRTSEAIKKLIGLQARTARVVRDGTEVDIPVEEVLVGDIVVVRPGEKIPVDGVVIEGTSSVDESMITGESIPVEMKPGDEVIGATINQTGSFRFRATKVGKDTALSQIIRLVQDAQGSKAPIQRIVDRVSHYFVPAVLILAIVAAVVWYVFGPEPAYIYALIVFVTTLIIACPCALGLATPTSLTVGIGKGAEQGILIRSGDALQMASRLDVIVLDKTGTITKGKPELTDVVAATGFDEDLILRLTAAIERKSEHPLATAIVEGALARGLALPEADGFAAIPGHGVEAQVEGHHVLVGNERLMAERGVALGRLAQEAQRLADEGKTPMFVAVDGTAAGIVAAADTVKEDSVAAIAALKRMGMEVVMLTGDNRRTALAIGRQVGVDRVIAEVLPEDKAHEVQKLQLEGKKVGMVGDGINDAPALAQADVGFAIGTGTDVAIEAADVTLISGSLKGVVMAIEISKVTMRNVYQNLFGAFIYNTLGIPVAMGLLYPFTGMLLSPLIAAAAMAASSVTVVTNANRLRGWRPREGWQ; translated from the coding sequence ATGGCAGAACCGGCCAGCAATGTCCCGCCGTCCACGTTCCGCGATCCGGTTTGCGGCATGGTCATCGAACCGGCCCGGGCGGCAGCGGTTCGCACCGTCGGAGGGGAGACCTTCTACTTCTGCTCGGAAGCCTGCGTGCAGCAGTTTGACCGCGGGCACGCCACTTCGGCAACGACAGGCGTCGCCGAGGGTGGAGTGCTCCGACGAATCGAGATCCCCCTTGTGGACCCAGGCGGTCGGCACGGCGCCAGGCGGCTGAGTGAACAGCTTCAGGCACTGCCGGGTGTGCATCGGGCTGTGGTCAATGCGACGCATAAGCTGGCGCGGGTGGAGTACGACCCAACCGTCACGGGCGTGGACGCCATCGTCGCCGGTGCCCGCCGAGCGGGTTTTACCGTCGGCACCGCCACGGCGTATTTGGCCATCCGCGGCATGCACTGCGCCTCCTGCGTGAGCCGCATCGAGGAGGCCCTTCGCGGTACCGCAGGCGTGCTGTCGGCGACCGTCAATCCGGCAACCGGGCTGGCGCGCGTGGAGTACCTTCCAGGGCTCGTGGACGTCGGTGGGCTGAAACGGGCTGTCGAAACCGGGGGATACGAGGTAACGGAGGCGCCGGCCCCAACGGAGACGGGAATCGATCGGGAGGAACAGGACCGGCAGCGCGAGTACCGGCAGCTGATGCAGAAGTTCTGGTTCGCTGCGGCCGTATCGGTCCCGGTGATCGTGCTGTCCTATCCCCAATTCTTTCCAGTGCTTCGCGATTGGCTGACGCCGGGCAGCGACGCCCGCCGTGCCGCGTGGGCGATCCTCGGCCTCCTCACCCTGCCTGTCATGCTCTGGTCGGGCTCCCACTTCTTCAACGGCATGTGGCAGGGCCTCAAACACCGCCAGGCCAACATGCACACCCTGATTTCCATTGGCATCGCGGCAGCCTGGCTCTATTCCACGGTGGCCGTGGCCTTCCCGCAGATCTTCCCGTCGATGGCGCTTGCTGAGGTCTTCTACGACGTGACCGCCGTGGTCGTGGCCCTCGTGAACCTGGGACTTGCCCTTGAACTGCGCGCCAGAGGACGCACCAGCGAGGCCATCAAAAAACTCATCGGCCTTCAGGCCAGAACCGCGCGGGTGGTACGGGACGGCACCGAAGTCGACATTCCGGTCGAGGAGGTTCTGGTCGGCGACATCGTGGTCGTGCGGCCGGGGGAGAAGATCCCGGTGGACGGTGTTGTCATCGAGGGAACCTCCTCCGTTGACGAGAGCATGATCACCGGCGAGTCCATCCCGGTGGAAATGAAGCCAGGCGACGAGGTCATCGGTGCAACCATCAACCAGACCGGCAGCTTCCGGTTTCGCGCCACCAAGGTCGGCAAGGACACGGCGCTTTCCCAGATCATCCGCCTCGTGCAGGACGCCCAGGGCTCAAAGGCTCCCATCCAGCGCATTGTAGACCGGGTTTCCCACTATTTCGTACCGGCGGTCCTCATCCTGGCGATCGTGGCGGCGGTGGTCTGGTACGTCTTCGGGCCGGAACCTGCCTACATCTACGCGCTGATTGTCTTCGTGACGACGCTCATCATCGCATGCCCGTGCGCCCTCGGGCTGGCGACGCCAACGAGTCTAACCGTGGGCATCGGCAAGGGTGCGGAACAGGGGATCCTGATCCGGTCCGGGGATGCCCTTCAAATGGCATCGCGGCTGGACGTGATCGTCCTCGATAAGACCGGCACCATTACCAAAGGCAAGCCGGAACTCACCGATGTCGTGGCCGCAACCGGCTTTGACGAGGACCTGATCCTGCGGCTCACTGCGGCCATCGAGCGGAAGTCGGAACACCCCCTGGCCACCGCCATCGTGGAGGGGGCGCTGGCACGGGGTCTCGCCCTCCCCGAGGCCGACGGCTTTGCGGCCATCCCCGGTCATGGCGTCGAGGCCCAGGTGGAAGGGCATCACGTGCTGGTCGGCAACGAGCGGCTCATGGCCGAGAGGGGCGTCGCCCTCGGGCGGCTCGCCCAGGAGGCGCAGCGTCTGGCCGACGAGGGCAAGACGCCGATGTTTGTGGCCGTCGATGGGACGGCTGCCGGGATCGTCGCGGCCGCCGATACCGTCAAGGAGGATTCCGTAGCGGCCATTGCGGCCCTGAAGCGGATGGGCATGGAGGTGGTGATGCTTACCGGCGACAACCGCCGTACCGCCCTTGCCATCGGGCGACAGGTCGGCGTCGACCGGGTTATTGCCGAGGTGCTCCCGGAGGACAAGGCCCATGAGGTGCAAAAGCTCCAGCTTGAGGGCAAGAAGGTCGGCATGGTCGGTGATGGCATCAACGATGCGCCGGCCCTGGCCCAGGCGGACGTGGGCTTTGCCATCGGCACGGGCACGGACGTTGCCATCGAGGCGGCGGATGTGACGCTCATCAGCGGGAGCTTGAAGGGCGTTGTCATGGCCATCGAGATTTCCAAGGTGACCATGCGCAACGTGTATCAGAACCTGTTTGGTGCCTTCATCTACAACACCCTCGGCATTCCGGTGGCGATGGGACTGCTGTACCCATTCACCGGGATGCTGCTGAGCCCGCTCATCGCCGCGGCGGCCATGGCCGCAAGTTCCGTCACGGTCGTCACCAACGCCAACCGCTTGCGCGGTTGGCGGCCGAGGGAGGGTTGGCAATGA
- a CDS encoding CPBP family intramembrane glutamic endopeptidase has product MAAGDGGPSVSYDRTTAALFVVVALLILELSGRDPGRYGIAFHQSGRALEAGLTSLAALGPLCGLVFLLLAGLGWSPYDWPGALILALGYGLAWPVVAYLLCKQPAVEERPASRGQIAGLLSGLELVTVLAAVVHPHTPLVSTALYTLFFLGIGEELFFRGYVQSRLNQAFDRPYHLRGASLGWEMPLAALVFGLSHVLSPPNPGQVAWGLWTFVFGLVMGHVREETGSFLAPAVAHGVLMCVAALLGGPS; this is encoded by the coding sequence ATGGCAGCGGGAGATGGTGGGCCATCCGTTTCTTACGATCGTACGACGGCGGCCCTGTTCGTCGTTGTCGCCCTGCTCATCCTCGAATTGAGCGGCCGGGATCCCGGCCGGTACGGCATTGCCTTCCATCAAAGCGGGCGCGCGCTGGAGGCCGGCCTGACCTCCCTCGCCGCGCTGGGACCGCTCTGCGGGCTGGTGTTTCTACTCTTAGCGGGTCTCGGGTGGTCTCCCTATGATTGGCCGGGCGCGCTGATTCTCGCGCTGGGATACGGACTGGCCTGGCCTGTGGTGGCCTACCTCCTGTGCAAACAGCCCGCCGTGGAGGAACGCCCGGCCTCCCGGGGTCAGATCGCCGGCCTGCTGTCGGGTCTGGAACTCGTCACCGTGCTGGCCGCGGTGGTGCACCCTCATACCCCTTTGGTTTCGACGGCTCTCTATACGCTCTTCTTCCTCGGGATCGGAGAGGAGCTGTTCTTTCGCGGCTACGTCCAGTCGCGGCTCAACCAGGCCTTCGACCGCCCGTACCACCTTCGGGGCGCGAGCTTGGGCTGGGAGATGCCCCTGGCCGCGCTGGTCTTTGGATTGAGTCACGTGCTGAGCCCGCCGAACCCGGGACAGGTGGCATGGGGGTTGTGGACCTTCGTCTTCGGCCTTGTCATGGGTCACGTGCGCGAAGAGACGGGAAGTTTTCTAGCGCCTGCCGTCGCTCACGGCGTGCTAATGTGCGTCGCAGCCCTGCTCGGGGGGCCATCGTGA
- a CDS encoding DgaE family pyridoxal phosphate-dependent ammonia lyase: MSVFAQWGLRRVINASGKMTALGSSAVAPEVASALAAAASEYVIMDELLRVAGERIARATGAEFAVPTMGAAAGIVLSVAACVAGKDPVAIESLPDSRGRPNEVVLPKGHSVHFGGAITQMIRLGGGMAVEAGHANLVLAEHVEHSITPRTVALFYCKSHHAVQKGMVSLPEMIEIGKRHGLPVIVDAAAEEDLKKYVAMGADLVCYSGGKAIGGPTSGFICGRRDLVEACVLQYRGVGRAMKVSKEAISGLLAALELYEKRDHKAEARRDRERMERLVERLNTLPGLRARVIQDEAGREIYRARIEVLPESGLDARQIIAHLETGDPAIFTRNHYANVGILDIDPRTLLPGQEDLIVERLREVLKGRERA; this comes from the coding sequence GTGAGCGTCTTTGCCCAGTGGGGCCTGCGGAGAGTCATCAACGCCAGTGGCAAGATGACTGCCCTGGGCAGCTCGGCGGTGGCTCCCGAGGTGGCGTCGGCCCTGGCGGCGGCAGCGTCGGAATACGTCATCATGGACGAGCTCCTGCGGGTCGCCGGCGAGCGCATCGCGCGGGCGACCGGGGCGGAGTTCGCCGTCCCGACCATGGGAGCGGCCGCAGGGATCGTCCTGTCCGTGGCGGCGTGTGTGGCCGGCAAGGACCCCGTGGCGATCGAGTCCCTTCCGGACAGCAGGGGGCGGCCCAACGAGGTCGTGCTGCCCAAGGGCCACAGCGTTCATTTCGGCGGGGCCATCACCCAGATGATCCGGCTGGGCGGGGGCATGGCCGTCGAGGCCGGCCATGCGAATCTGGTGCTGGCCGAGCATGTGGAGCACTCCATTACGCCCCGCACGGTGGCCCTCTTCTATTGCAAGTCCCACCATGCCGTGCAGAAGGGCATGGTGAGCCTGCCGGAGATGATCGAGATCGGCAAGCGGCACGGCCTGCCGGTGATCGTCGACGCCGCGGCGGAAGAAGACCTGAAGAAGTACGTTGCCATGGGCGCCGACCTGGTCTGCTACAGTGGCGGCAAGGCCATTGGTGGTCCGACGTCGGGGTTCATCTGTGGCCGGCGCGACCTGGTGGAGGCGTGTGTCCTGCAGTATAGGGGCGTCGGCAGGGCGATGAAGGTGAGCAAGGAGGCCATCTCCGGTCTCCTCGCGGCCCTCGAACTCTACGAGAAGCGGGACCACAAAGCAGAGGCCCGGCGGGATCGCGAGCGGATGGAACGCCTGGTCGAGCGGTTGAACACGCTTCCCGGCCTTCGGGCCCGGGTCATCCAGGACGAAGCAGGGCGTGAGATCTACCGGGCCCGCATCGAGGTCTTGCCTGAAAGTGGCCTCGATGCGCGGCAGATCATCGCTCACCTGGAAACAGGCGATCCCGCGATCTTTACCCGCAACCATTACGCGAACGTCGGGATCCTCGACATCGACCCGCGAACGTTGCTGCCGGGGCAGGAAGATCTCATCGTCGAGCGCTTGCGCGAAGTATTGAAGGGGCGTGAACGAGCGTGA
- a CDS encoding BglG family transcription antiterminator has translation MSARFGVSLRTVRYDLRAIRAALKGTGLRLAAKPRTGVWIEGDAARRQALLSLLREEGTPALMPQAREDRLVWELLASDEPLSLQHLAETLGCSRSTILRQLPAVKERLQRFDLELRRVRGRLLVTGTERDRRDALVRSLIETLDPDQLLNALRGVEATRSPFLEHALGINPLKLSDLAGIVKIAEQGLGVKFTDESYVSLAVHLAVAVQRLRKGQRLTMPEDRLAELKRRPEWRVAGEIARVIRARTGVAFPEEDLGYLVIQLSASRRQPPVDANGLPHRPAFDPRAVGMADRFIRKVGARLGVDLSRDTVLREGLLWHMQGLLNRQDLRVPARNPLQLEIRQQLNLVYTVVDRVIDEMRPELGGDVSEDEIAYLTVHLAAALERQGRLPKLRVLVVCSSGLGSARFLAARLERAFPEIEIVGVVSALESADSDWGNRADLVVTTVPLPPLPVPWVQVSPLLGPGEMDRVRAALRRPLAGGWPAADPDEAPLVAELMALIPAYAEVKDPEGLRQALTDRLVTHRVPIELAEPIVREVSLLGIRVGMQARAGMAIHLQLALPRFRAGHYVREPDLERIRQEHRALFRAVERGMQLFARWHGVTVPPDEVVPVLRYILRPQEGEVAS, from the coding sequence TTGAGTGCCAGGTTCGGGGTTAGCCTGCGCACCGTTCGCTACGACCTCCGGGCCATCCGCGCGGCCCTCAAGGGGACGGGGCTTCGGCTGGCCGCGAAACCCCGGACCGGCGTCTGGATCGAGGGGGATGCGGCGCGAAGGCAAGCCTTGCTGAGCCTCTTGCGGGAGGAAGGGACCCCCGCCCTCATGCCCCAGGCGCGCGAGGACCGGCTCGTTTGGGAGTTGCTGGCCTCTGACGAGCCCCTGTCGTTGCAGCACCTGGCGGAAACCCTCGGTTGCAGCCGGTCCACCATCCTCCGCCAGCTCCCGGCCGTCAAGGAACGGCTCCAACGCTTTGATCTGGAGCTCCGGCGAGTCAGGGGGAGGCTGCTGGTCACGGGTACGGAACGAGACCGGCGCGATGCGCTGGTCCGGTCGCTGATCGAAACCCTGGACCCCGACCAGTTGTTGAACGCCCTGCGCGGCGTGGAGGCGACGCGTTCTCCCTTTCTTGAACACGCCCTCGGCATCAATCCGCTGAAGCTATCCGACCTGGCCGGGATCGTGAAGATCGCCGAGCAAGGTCTGGGCGTCAAGTTTACCGACGAGAGTTACGTCTCCCTCGCCGTCCACCTGGCCGTGGCCGTGCAGCGGCTGCGCAAGGGACAGCGCCTCACCATGCCGGAGGACCGGCTGGCCGAGTTGAAGCGCCGGCCGGAATGGCGCGTCGCCGGCGAGATCGCCCGGGTGATCCGGGCCCGTACCGGTGTCGCCTTTCCGGAGGAAGATCTCGGCTACCTGGTCATCCAGTTGTCGGCCAGCCGGCGCCAGCCACCGGTGGACGCCAACGGGCTGCCCCACCGGCCGGCATTCGACCCGCGTGCCGTCGGCATGGCCGACCGGTTCATCCGCAAGGTGGGGGCCCGCCTCGGGGTCGACCTGTCCCGCGATACCGTGCTCCGGGAAGGGCTTCTGTGGCACATGCAGGGCCTGCTGAACCGCCAGGACCTGCGGGTGCCGGCCAGGAACCCCCTGCAGCTGGAGATCCGGCAGCAGCTGAACCTGGTTTATACGGTGGTCGACCGGGTCATCGATGAAATGCGACCGGAGTTGGGAGGCGACGTCTCCGAGGACGAGATCGCCTACCTTACCGTCCACCTAGCGGCCGCCCTAGAACGCCAGGGCCGGCTTCCCAAACTGCGGGTCCTGGTGGTCTGCAGTTCGGGTCTGGGGTCCGCGCGGTTCCTGGCCGCCCGGCTGGAGCGGGCGTTCCCGGAGATCGAGATCGTGGGCGTGGTGTCCGCCCTGGAGAGCGCGGACTCCGATTGGGGGAACCGGGCCGATCTGGTGGTCACCACCGTTCCCCTCCCGCCGCTACCCGTTCCCTGGGTGCAGGTCTCCCCGCTGCTGGGCCCCGGTGAGATGGACCGGGTGCGGGCGGCTCTGCGCCGGCCCCTGGCGGGCGGGTGGCCCGCCGCCGACCCGGATGAAGCTCCCCTCGTCGCCGAGTTGATGGCGCTGATTCCTGCCTATGCCGAGGTCAAGGACCCCGAGGGATTGCGCCAGGCCCTCACGGACCGCCTGGTCACCCACCGGGTCCCCATCGAGCTGGCCGAGCCCATCGTCCGGGAAGTGTCCCTTCTCGGCATCCGGGTGGGGATGCAGGCACGGGCCGGGATGGCCATCCACCTCCAGCTGGCCCTGCCCCGCTTCCGGGCGGGCCACTACGTGCGGGAACCGGACCTGGAGCGGATCCGCCAGGAGCACCGGGCGCTGTTTCGGGCCGTCGAGCGCGGCATGCAATTGTTCGCCCGCTGGCACGGCGTGACCGTTCCCCCGGACGAGGTCGTGCCCGTTCTCCGGTACATCCTGCGACCGCAAGAAGGAGAGGTGGCCTCGTGA